Proteins encoded together in one Pirellulales bacterium window:
- a CDS encoding tripartite tricarboxylate transporter substrate binding protein: MSTNIAYRLGLIAWCAALLTALMSFVGISYAYAQEWPVRPVRIIVPYPAGGSTDFMARIAADQLSKRFNQPFVIENRGGAGGVTGTEAAIRAPKDGHTLFFASGSVLSVMPLTQRVSFDPLKELLPVSIFGENSQGIAINSKLGITNVRQLIDLARANPGKINYANAGFGTTSHLAPAAFAASEKLEMVAIPYQGGGNAVTAVIRGDAHFYFGNTSDSIAQAKAGNLRLVAISTPKRKPQFPDIPTIAETVPGFVIVNWNGFFAPVGVPADIVRKLEQAVIEICQDPETIAKLSKVGIDAVGATQAETKNVIQRELPLYAAAVDAAGIRLK; encoded by the coding sequence ATGTCAACGAATATTGCTTACCGGCTCGGTTTAATTGCTTGGTGTGCAGCGCTACTCACCGCGCTGATGTCCTTCGTTGGAATTTCTTACGCATATGCTCAGGAGTGGCCGGTTCGCCCAGTGCGAATCATCGTGCCGTACCCGGCCGGTGGCTCGACTGACTTCATGGCCAGGATTGCTGCTGATCAACTCAGTAAGCGCTTCAACCAGCCATTCGTTATCGAAAATCGTGGCGGGGCCGGGGGCGTAACCGGCACGGAAGCTGCGATTCGCGCTCCGAAGGACGGGCACACGCTCTTTTTTGCTAGCGGATCGGTGCTATCCGTCATGCCCTTAACGCAGAGAGTTTCTTTCGATCCATTGAAGGAATTGCTGCCCGTCAGCATTTTTGGTGAGAACTCGCAGGGCATTGCGATCAACTCAAAGCTTGGCATAACCAACGTACGCCAGTTGATCGATTTGGCCCGCGCCAATCCGGGAAAGATCAATTATGCCAATGCCGGGTTCGGAACGACGAGCCATCTCGCGCCAGCTGCTTTTGCGGCAAGTGAAAAGCTCGAAATGGTGGCAATTCCCTATCAAGGTGGAGGCAATGCGGTTACCGCCGTCATCAGAGGCGATGCCCATTTCTATTTCGGCAATACTTCAGATTCGATCGCCCAGGCGAAAGCAGGAAATTTGCGGTTGGTCGCAATTTCTACACCGAAGCGCAAGCCGCAATTCCCGGACATTCCGACAATTGCCGAGACAGTCCCGGGATTCGTGATCGTGAATTGGAACGGATTCTTTGCTCCCGTGGGAGTTCCTGCGGATATTGTTCGTAAGCTTGAGCAAGCCGTTATCGAGATCTGTCAGGATCCTGAGACCATCGCGAAACTAAGCAAGGTCGGCATTGACGCCGTAGGAGCGACCCAAGCCGAGACGAAAAACGTTATACAGCGCGAATTGCCGCTCTATGCGGCGGCGGTTGATGCCGCTGGAATTCGGCTAAAGTAA